The following proteins are encoded in a genomic region of Gossypium hirsutum isolate 1008001.06 chromosome D05, Gossypium_hirsutum_v2.1, whole genome shotgun sequence:
- the LOC107922076 gene encoding protein DEK, whose translation MGEQETKTKVPDPVANGTSLPEKSSEVVAEKKEEEDNGVKEMEEDKKNDEKVETEKMDEDQPVKDDTESKETEKEEKEEPKTEAMEEETNAKEDVRKVADDENKDEEEKVDELKEEDEEEQEEKAEEEPKEEEDEEEHEEKDGDDEEKDGDDEEEQEEKAEESEEEKGSKKRGKGKKTEEKVKGKTKKLEEKKEPEQRTPLTDRPVRERKSVERLVASIEKDASREFQIEKGKGTPLKDIPNVAFKLSRRKTDDTFKLLHNVLYGRRGKATQIKSNISRFSGFVWHDNEEKQKGKVKEKLDKYNKEKLLEFCDVLDIPVIKATTRKEDIIIKLMDFLMAPHATTTVLLAEQEKSSKGKKRKRATKSGTTVKRSTKSRRKSEDTPKSRKKNMPDSEDESEEEEEEEEEKEEEEKEEEQNEEEKNENGVAEKSEDEMPEDSESEEKNETEDESEEDVGKKKKSRKVSSGKKESAGKAKTKKVSIPKKSTPQKRTPKTSASKSSKADDDSDKSPKVSSRKKPEKVTKEKSSTPSTSVSKEKTSKRAGKGKDKAKEQKLKPSDHELRDTICKILKEVDFNTATFTDILKLLAQHFNTDLTPRKSSIKLIIQEELTKLADEADDEDDEGDAEKDETQSAGQEVQA comes from the exons ATGGGTGAACAAGAAACAAAGACCAAAGTCCCTGACCCAGTGGCTAACGGGACTTCTCTTCCGGAAAAATCCAGTGAAGTTGTAGCAGagaaaaaagaggaagaagataATGGGGTAAAGGAAATGGAAGAAGATAAGAAAAATGATGAGAAAGTTGAGACTGAGAAGATGGATGAAGACCAACCGGTCAAGGATGACACAGAAAGCAAAGAGacggaaaaagaagaaaaggaggaACCTAAAACTGAGGCGATGGAAGAAGAAACCAATGCAAAAGAAGATGTTAGGAAAGTTGCGGACGATGAAAACAAAGATGAGGAGGAGAAGGTGGATGAGttgaaagaagaagatgaagaagagcaGGAAGAGAAGGCTGAAGAAGAGccgaaagaagaagaagatgaagaggaaCATGAAGAAAAGGATGGAGATGATGAAGAGAAGGATGGGGATGATGAAGAGGAACAAGAAGAGAAGGCTGAAGAAAGTGAGGAGGAAAAAGGTTCAAAGAAGCGTGGGAAAGGTAAAAAAACTGAGGAGAAAGTTAAGGGGAAGACAAAGAAGTTGGAGGAGAAGAAGGAGCCAGAGCAAAGAACTCCTCTCACTGATCGACCTGTGCGTGAGCGGAAATCTGTTGAAAGACTTGTTGCTTCTATTGAAAAAGATGCTTCTAGGGAATTCCAAATTGAAAAG GGCAAGGGTACTCCACTTAAAGATATTCCTAATG TGGCATTCAAGTTGTCTAGACGGAAGACTGATGACACTTTCAAACTTCTTCATAATGTTCTCTATGGAAGGAGAGGGAAG GCTACTCAGATTAAGAGTAATATTTCCCGATTTTCTGGTTTTGTGTGGCATGATAATGAG GAAAAGCAAAAAGGTAAAGTAAAAGAGAAGCTTGACAAGTACAATAAAGAGAAGTTATTGGAGTTTTGTGACGTGCTTGACATACCAGTTATAAAGGCTACTACAAGGAAG GAAGATATCATTATAAAGCTGATGGACTTTTTGATGGCTCCTCATGCTACAACCACTGTTCTACTTGCTGAACAAGAAAAG TCAAGTAAGGGTAAAAAGCGCAAAAGGGCTACGAAGTCTGGGACCACAGTTAAACGATCAACAAAG AGTCGAAGAAAGAGTGAGGATACTCCAAAATCTAGGAAAAAGAATATGCCTGATTCTGAGGATGAGTCtgaagaagaggaggaggaagaagaagaaaaggaagaagaagagaaggaagagGAACAGaatgaagaagagaaaaatgaaaatggagttgcagaaaaATCTGAGGACGAGATGCCTGAGGATTCTGAAAGTGAGGAGAAAAATGAAACTGAAGATGAATCTGAAGAAGATGtgggaaagaagaaaaagagtagAAAAGTATCATCTGGAAAGAAGGAATCTGCTGGAAAAGCTAAAACGAAGAAAGTGTCGATTCCCAAAAAGTCTACTCCACAGAAAAGAACCCCAAAAACATCAGCATCTAAAAGTTCAAAGGCAGATGATGATAGTGACAAAAGTCCAAAGGTGTCTTCGAGGAAGAAACCGGAGAAGGTCACTAAGGAAAAGTCCTCTACACCGAGTACATCTGTGTCCAAGGAGAAAACCA GCAAAAGGGCTGGAAAGGGGAAGGACAAAGCTAAAGAGCAAAAACTGAAGCCAAGTGATCATGAACTAAGGGATACAATTTGTAAAATTCTTAAGGAAGTGGACTTCAATACG GCTACATTCACTGACATTCTGAAGCTTCTTG CTCAACATTTCAATACTGACCTCACCCCGAGGAAGTCATCAATCAAGCTCATAATCCAGGAAGAACTTACCAAACTAGCTGATGAGGCCGATGACGAAGACGACGAAGGAGATGCCGAGAAAGATGAAACCCAATCTGCTGGTCAAGAGGTTCAAGCCTGA
- the LOC107921120 gene encoding classical arabinogalactan protein 5: protein MCVVKELSIFVLFVLIFGNVIQAQNSPSPSPKSTPTTTPPSKSPSSSPPASSPTTSSPPAASPTTPPPPQIQPPAATPPSSSSPSISPPTASPPASTPSSSPPSLTPTSSPPSMTPAGAPPVSADIPSSSTTPAESPGVFPSSSSPPSPTPIGSSPESAAGPAVNDDSGSRSGYEVGFVLSFGLVIGAALAI from the coding sequence ATGTGTGTAGTCAAAGAGCTTTCCATTTTTGTtctctttgttttgatttttggAAATGTAATTCAAGCCCAAAATTCACCTTCTCCATCTCCTAAATCCACTCCAACCACAACTCCTCCCTCCAAATCTCCTTCATCATCGCCTCCTGCGAGTTCCCCAACAACATCATCGCCGCCTGCAGCATCTCCGACTACTCCTCCTCCTCCACAGATCCAACCACCGGCTGCGACTCCGCCTTCTTCTTCTAGCCCATCGATTTCTCCCCCAACTGCTTCTCCTCCGGCTTCCACTCCTTCAAGCTCTCCGCCTTCATTGACTCCAACTAGTTCGCCTCCTTCAATGACTCCGGCCGGGGCTCCACCTGTTTCGGCTGATATTCCTTCGAGTTCAACGACGCCGGCCGAAAGTCCCGGGGTTTTCCCGTCGAGCAGTAGTCCACCGAGTCCTACTCCGATCGGTTCGTCCCCTGAGAGTGCAGCGGGCCCGGCTGTTAATGATGATTCGGGTTCAAGATCCGGATACGAAGTCGGGTTCGTTCTAAGCTTTGGTTTGGTTATTGGGGCCGCATTggctatttag